A single region of the Malus sylvestris chromosome 8, drMalSylv7.2, whole genome shotgun sequence genome encodes:
- the LOC126631674 gene encoding protein NONRESPONDING TO OXYLIPINS 2, mitochondrial-like isoform X2, giving the protein MASRCRSFSKPAFSLLKSAVNKPAFKATPMSSLPTARPSINLSRPFPQLGCLQSLLPFHTAVSSARLTSCLGIDSRSSRSLSQEIGLSVPR; this is encoded by the exons ATGGCTTCTCGCTGCAGATCTTTCTCGAAGCCGGCTTTCTCTCTTCTCAAATCCGCCGTCAACAAACCGGCGTTCAAGGCCACTCCCATGTCCTCTCTCCCCACAGCCCGCCCTTCTATCAATCTCTCAAG GCCGTTTCCTCAGTTGGGTTGTCTGCAATCTCTGCTTCCATTTCACACGGCGGTGTCTTCAGCCCGGCTCACGTCGTGCCTCGGCATTGACTCGAGGAGCTCGAGGTCGTTGTCTCAGG AAATAGGTCTCAGCGTGCCTCGATAA
- the LOC126631674 gene encoding protein NONRESPONDING TO OXYLIPINS 2, mitochondrial-like isoform X1, with the protein MASRCRSFSKPAFSLLKSAVNKPAFKATPMSSLPTARPSINLSRPFPQLGCLQSLLPFHTAVSSARLTSCLGIDSRSSRSLSQGMLGANPGV; encoded by the exons ATGGCTTCTCGCTGCAGATCTTTCTCGAAGCCGGCTTTCTCTCTTCTCAAATCCGCCGTCAACAAACCGGCGTTCAAGGCCACTCCCATGTCCTCTCTCCCCACAGCCCGCCCTTCTATCAATCTCTCAAG GCCGTTTCCTCAGTTGGGTTGTCTGCAATCTCTGCTTCCATTTCACACGGCGGTGTCTTCAGCCCGGCTCACGTCGTGCCTCGGCATTGACTCGAGGAGCTCGAGGTCGTTGTCTCAGGGTATGCTCGGTGCAAACCCAGGAGTTTGA